DNA sequence from the Mangifera indica cultivar Alphonso chromosome 18, CATAS_Mindica_2.1, whole genome shotgun sequence genome:
CCTTTTAgaaactgtcgcaccctttttGTAATTGTCACACTTTTCAGAAACTATCGCACCCTTTCCATAATTATCGCACCTTTCaaaaattgtcgcaccctttttGCACCATTTCAAAAGTTGCCGCTCCCTTTCCGTAATtgttgcaccctttcagaaactcaTACCTTTTCAGAAActaccgcaccctttcagtaattcccacaccctttcagaaattgtcgcacccttacAGAAGCTGtagcaccctttcagaaattgtcgcaccctttctgTAATTGTCGCACCTTTTCAAaaactgtcgcaccctttcaaaaaatgTCGCACCCTTTTCgcaattgccgcacccttttcGAAATTCCCGCACCTGTTTCCATATTCCCGCACCCACACCCCTTTCCACAAGAAAACACACCATTTCAAGGAAAACATACCGTTTTCTATATATGCATTGTTTCctatataaaagaatcaattattttataaaaattaatatgtttttcaatttataaattttattcattacagataatttagaaaagaacttaacattttcgatatataacaatcaattattttataaaatattaatctattttttaatttataaattttattcattacaaataatttaaagaaaaacgttatattttatataagaataaattattttataaaatattaatctgttttttaatttataaatattatgatagtttaatcttaatgcttTTCGTGAAAGGAAAGTAAATAATCGGGAAAATGCTACGGTAAAGTGAGAAATTAGACGAAGGgtatttttagaatgaaaataatggtttgcttaaaaaggtaaaatgtaaaaattgttaCTGAAAAAGGTTTAGACGGAAATGCagttgcctattttaattaatatccctaccAATCCTCCATCCATCCTACCCTTACACATACATGAACTACCCatggagatttcaaaatttctttgtgGATTATTACTATTTGATGATTGATTGATGATCTTTGTTGCTTGATTTGTATCTTGTGATGCTTGGTTTATTGAATCAAAGATGTTAGGTTGTGATCGTTTTAGATATTTTGTCGTTATCAGTTGATTGTGTGTGAGGGCTTCAATGGCTTGATGAGTTGCTAGTGGTTGTTCCCACATGTGGTTGCCTTTCTCCAACAAGTATGGTGGCtttggttttttgtttatattcgATATTATTGCTTTTGTTATAGTTAGGATGATTCAATATATTTTGCTGGATGATCAATATTTTGTTTGTAACgtaatttagttttgtttgaaATGATACATTGATTAAGATTTCTTATCATAttaggataatttttttattatattagtttgGAATAATTCAATCATCAAATGACAATCATTCAAGAaggataaaatggtaatttacTCTAAAACCAAAAAGTAGATATCGGATGGGCAAAgaaatttcaaacttcaaagGATGGAAAAGTTATCTCATCATAGTTTGGGTGgaacattaaatttaaccttAATAAAATGGCCGTCCTATCCccagtattattttaattaaatttgcatTGATTTCtccttcaaaaaattaatttgattagttGCATGTGGGTATTGGCCAAAGGCGACGTCTTTCcactaatatttaattatgattaaaggCAGTAATTTGTGATTAACTTTGTGtgaccaaatatatatattttatttaagagaGTTTTTAGTGGAGTTGTTCTGACGTAGACTAActacattaataatatttttttattgaaaaatcaaacttgcttttttttttttttttaaattaccgAGATAAGAACAAGCAAGTATTTTcactattaataaattttgcaaaataaaaaaataaactctttACATAAACCTatacatattaaatacaaaagtttaacatttttaataaatttgaaaacttacatttaTATCCTAAAAACCGGTTACCAATCATTGTTATTGGTGATTGAATCATCATGCCAAAACTATTAAAAAAGGCAAAGAGGTGTGACAAAAACCAAAAGAGATATTGAATTGTATTGTGGAGGGAGAttgttattagtttttaatttgagtaatcAAAGATTTTATTAACAAGAATCGATGAAATCATTAAGAGAATCAATCGGTAATGGATGTATAGGCACTAAGAGTGAATCTTGAAGTTGAATCAAAACTAGAGATGATTGTCAGAAATGAAAATGGCAACTAGGGTTCGttgactcaaaaaaaaaaaaaaagaagggatgcatataaaaggaaaaagaatgtaaaatattttaccttatttgaatatttaaaaagtacTTCAAAAATTTTAGCCGATTTAGTTTTTTACCTTATAAAATGACACcccaattattatttttttaaatttgcattGATTTCCCtttcaaaaaattaactaatttaattttattagttgtaCCTGTCTATCGGTTAGCTAAAGACAATATCTTTTCACAAGTCTTTACTATTATTTGACGACCtatgttatatgtatttattttttatatataattatgtataattatatgattgaatattattttatttttaatttaaaatcaatcaatcatataattatacataatttatgtatataaattatatataaaaaatagatacatataattttattattatttgtttacgATTAAGTGTAGTAATTTGTGAATACCATTATTTGACCATATAtagatgtgtgtgtgtgtttggtTGAGGAGAGTTGTTAGTGGTGGAGGCATTGGACAAAGAGTAAATTAtctattcctacccaaggtttggtctaaaACATTTTCTATCCACAGAttacataaataacatattttcttatttaaaatcaaacttgattaaaaaaataatggcatAAGAGCAAATATGTAACTTCATCATtcataaatttctaaaaattaaaaaaataaacccttTTGCAAGTCAaacatatatgttaaaaatatgacaatttagTCTTTTAACATGTTTAAAAATTTGCATTTACGCCTCTAAACCCTAACTACCACTGGATATCATCACCACCACCGCCATGGCTAATGATTGAGCCACAATGCCAAGGCTATCAAGAAAGACAAGATCGTGTTATAGAGAGGTACACTAGAGACTAGAGAAAAAACGAGTTGCATTGTGGAGGGAGATCgctatcaaatttaatttgagaaattaGAGGTTTTGTTGATAAGAATTGATGAGAGAATCAACTAGAAATGGATATATCGAAGATGGTTGCCagaagtaaaaatgaaaattaaagttAGTTAGTTCAAAGGAAGAAAGAGTAcaagtgaaataaaaattaaataagagtgttttatatcatttgaatatttaaaaagttttctattttaattttgttaatttgatgttatattataattttgacaataaaatagtaatttcagtttttgacactgttttaaagaaatttttattgacaaaatttgttttgggtgaaaatgtattatttatgtaatctaAGGATGTAAAGGTGTTTGCTCCAAACTTTTGGGTGGCAAGTGAATTACTCTTGGACTAATAATTCAACTTTTTGACTTTCCCGTTCACGATTAAAGTATGTATTTGAACCTACAAAATGTTGtctaacaaattaaatataaattagatataataaaattgtgcatatgtattttgaatatatatatatagatatatatttatatattattatataattaaataattttaaatttaaaataaaataatatttaattatatttatatatttatttatttctaaaaaaataaatatatataatattacacagCAGAAAAATAGGCTCCCTCTGGCCTCTATTGATTTATTGTATCTGCtgataatttcttaaatattaataaatttagtattGCTCCTAAACTATAATAAGATTATAAAGAGGTCCCATTTCGATAAGTTCGTGTTCTCCTAATTTATCCTGGTGAGGTCCCATCCATATCGATTGCTCTGAACATGCCGACTTCAATTGCAATAAAGTCCATGAATGTTAAAGGACCCAATCTGGTCAACTGTCATTTTCCAATCAATTTCTTCTGTCCCCATTTAAactttcaattcaaatattttttataagaataataataataagtttctTGCAAAGATTTGCATTCAAATGACCAATCAGCCGCCTCTTAATTTCAAAGATTCACTCACTTGGGGACACACTATAATGAATACACATCACGGTCAACTTTGATAATGTCACAcctaattatcaaataaaaaaaaatataaaaattatataagtatgatataataaataaaaaatatatatttatttttaatttaaaattacttaatcacttaataatatatataaatatatatatatatttatttatatatttaaaataaatatgtataattttattaaagtattAAATTGACATAAATTTGTATTGATTAACGCTTTACACGTACTAAGGACAATGGATAAAAACCCTTGGTGGTGTAGCAAGTATACCTAACAAAGGTAACAAAaggaatataaattaaattttatgataattctaAATGTCAGTTTGTCACAATATCATCTGAGATTGGAAATAACtcttgttaaaatttataataatggACGAGTTAATGACATTTGTCTATATGTCggttaaaatattaatgaacttataaaatatatatatatatatattttctaggGGTATGAGTAGCACCAAATACCACAACTTAGGCAGGGTCTACCACTGAACTGAAGCCGCCCTGAATCAACCTTGCTTGGAACAAGATGCTCTTCTTTCTCTAATGCAGACTTGTTGGGGGTGTTTCCTTCAGTTTCACTTGGTGTCATTGAATAAATGCATGGATTTGCTGTTGGTGCTTCCTCATTGAAAATAGTCTAGTGAAAATAACTCAGGTGGAACTGCTCTTATGAGTTTCTGTTTTTCTCTTGATTACCAAAAAGCTCCATGATTGAAGTTAGTTTTCGTTTGGATTAATTAGCTGTTAGAACAACTTCTCTTCTCTTTCAGGATGAAACCTTACAAGAGAGTTAAAAGCTTGGTTAAGTCTTGGTAAAGTTAGCAGGATTTCAGAGTTACAGTTTACAATTTCCATTCAATTATTGTTCTATTATAACGTATGAGTACTGCCATGAACATAAACAACAATAACTGGATAAACATTCGTTACTGTACTGTTATAACGGAAATTGCCATGAACATCCGTTATAACTACATTAATGGATGATTTATTATCTTCCGTTGGCTGACGATTCATCAATTCAGATCTGTTCAACCAACCTGTGCTTCAATTGGATAAAGACTTATAATCTTGGTCTAACTGATCTGTGCATCGGTTGATGCACAAATTGACCAAATAGATTTGTGTCGACGAATCGTTGATCGACCTCTAGTTGAATGATGATTCATTCTCTCTAGAGAGATGGGAGACCTTCGATTGGTCAGCTCTGATCACCAAAGAAGTggcaaggaaaaaaattataaaccctaagaggaaatggttatttttcaaatctttggtagaatgaaatttttagattttaaaattaaggaggAGAAATATgctaaaactttagttttttgaatatttttactaaataacaattttacctctaattctaacagtaaattttaatagataggtgaatgtttgggttttttaaagttaataggtgaaaatttgtcttttcactaaatcttgggtgggcaatttaattataacataaagcttgtaaaaattaaaaaaagaaaaagaaaaagtaaaagaaaaataatgatatactTGGTTTTGCTTTGGCAAACGTATAAAGTTGCAATTAAGGAAGAATAACTTGAAAAGATCGATccactattatttttaatattggaCATATTAATAGAAGAACAACTTGCAAGTtcatatgcttttttttttttaaccttattttcacatttatattttttatatactgtTAATCCTAATAACATGAGTTCTTccaaatttagttttttaaactaatatactatctaattaattatcataacgCAAACATATCAAATACTCTATTTGATACGGCTAAGCTTATGCACTTGGAGGAGCAAATTGATGGGAAGCAACAAACTTTAAAAGATGAAGGGCAAGTGAAGATCAACTAAAGCTGAACAGTGATAAGCAGCCTAATACTGAGGTTCATGAAGAAATCCAAAAAATGCAGATGAACAAAAGCCCAAAGAGGACTAGGAGAGCCACACATGTGGCTCAATAATTTCgttagacaaagatgattcatTTTGTCATGATGAGAGTAAATATTATTAGTGAGTTTCATCTAATTTTGTTTGGAATTATCATCTTTAATTAGTGGAAAGTTGTTATGCTAAGTTGTCGTTCGctcttttctctttcatttagTTTCTTTCTTTACCCCAATTTTCTTCTGTGTTTTTTTTATCTAAGAGTTGGCACTCGCTTGAAGAGTGAATTGCTTTTGACCATCCTGCATTCTTTGAAACATCATAAAGATCGTACCACTACCCTTGTTTGTTTTATGACTGTAAATTACTTTGTAAGTCTGTTTATCAATAACTAATTTATCCAGCGTCAAAGGCGCACAATTCACATTAGTGTGTGACCCCAGCGTTTTAAATGATTCAACTGGTGCAGCCATCAtccatatacatacatataaatatgccTCCATTAGCAAAGACTTTCTCAGACTTGTGCGTGAAAactgtaatatataatttggtagaTGGCATATTGTGACATCAAAAGTAGACCCACATGCACCTGCTCAAGGGATAACAAAATCCAGGTTTAATGCTAATCTAACTTATTAGCTAGAtagtggattcttttttggtaATAAGTAAACTCACCCAAGCTGGACTGTCTTATCAAGATTCAATGATTGATCCTATGATTATTAAATCATGTAAgtcaagagtttgattttgatatgtctTTAAAAGAGGCttaaattcatattcttttGTATATAGAACCTcattttttgtcattcaaatcaTCTCTCCGAAGTCTAACTAGTGGATGTTTTTCTAATCTCTTTTTTGAATATGGTTTTCCTTCCCAGACAATATACatagaaacaaaaatttaatcattaataccAATCTCTAACCACTCCCATTGGATTTTACAGCTCAGTTGAAGCATAAACTCCGGAAATGGCCCTCTTCagtatttaacaaaatataatcacCGAAAGCACCACTTGTCTTGTCTTTTTTCGTTTTTGCGTGTCACATCAGTTAACAGCTACTACCTTCTCATATTCcactaaatacatatataaattgctCTATAGATGGATGTTCTAAACATGCACAATCACAATAACCTTGCAGAGAAATGAGTCCAGTGTGGTTAAAAGTTCAAGTTAGTTTAATTTTTGctgtaattttgtttatatcaaGTGTTAATTCTCAGCTTCAAGTGGGGTTTTACAAAAGTTCATGTAGCTTTGCTGAGTTTATTGTTAAAGATGAAGTCAGAAAAGCAGTCTCTAGGGATAAAGGAGTGGCTGCTGGTCTTGTGAGAATGCATTTTCATGACTGCTTTGTTAGGGTAAGTAAATTTAAAGAGTAATCGTATcataataatgttatgtgtatacacttttgaatatacaaatgagtatacatatatgattatatcattgagtattactttatctttaatttaaatatttaaatatttatttgttaacacaaaaataggtatatatagttttatagtATCAATAATATATGTTGATGATCAATTGATGGCTTCGTGATACGTACATATATAGGGTTGTGATGCTTCTGTGCTCTTGGATTCTACTCCCTCAAACGTAGCAGAGAAAGACTCCGTCGTCAATAACCCTAGTCTACGAGGATTCGACGTTATTGATAATGCCAAGGCAAGACTGGAAGCTCAATGTAAAGGAGTTGTTTCTTGTGCGGATATAGTTGCGTTTGCTGCAAGGGACAGTGTGGAGATGGTAAGAGGAAGACGCCATTGATTAGCCAGCGTCTCTCAGGAGATAGTTtagttgataaaataataaactaatgaatatttttatatatgcaGGCTGGAGGGTTTAGCTATGATGTTCCTGCAGGAAGAAGAGATGGCAGAGTTTCTCTTGCTTCCGAGACATTAACCAATCTACCTTCACCTTCCTTCAACGTAAATCAACTCACTCAAAACTTTGCCAAAAAGGGCTTCACACAGGAAGAAATGGTTACACTCTCAGGTAAGAACACTACAGGAAAACTGTAATTTAGTTTCCGTCTAGCTTTCTGTTGAGATTAACATTGACGTTGAAATGTCATAGGCTAATTCAGTTAGATTTCATTCACatgaacaaatataaaattattcaatccaGGATTTATGCATAGTTATACAAAAATGAATTGAAAGTTTTAGGATTATAAAAATGTCAAGAACGTCATAATATGTGAATCTATAATGCTGTTGAGATTGATGTTGTGATTGTCTGCATCGGAGTGTTTGGTTTTctgtttttgaaacttttgtgaatgataatttttaatcgATAAAGTTATAATGTATATGTTTTGGAGAGAAACTTTAACTAATACCAATTAATTTTGAACCATGCATATATGCAGGAGCACACACTATCGGACGCTCTCACTGCTCTTCATTCAGCAACAGATTATACAATTTCAATGGAACAAATAGTGAGGACCCAAGTTTGAACTCCATGTACGCAGCTCAGTTGAAGAGACAGTGTCCACAAGGAAGCACAGATCCTAATCTGGTTGTTCCAATGAACCCTTCGAGTCCGAACGACATGGATTCCGGGTACTATGTTGATATTCTAAACAACCGAGGCTTGTTCACATCGGACCAAGCTTTGCTCACGAATCCAGCAACAGCCCAGCAAGTGAATCAAAATGCCATGAGCCCTTTCCTTTGGAAGAAAAAACTTGCAGCTGCAATGGTGAAAATGGGCAAAGTTGATGTTTTAACAGGGAATGCTGGAGAAATTCGAGCAAACTGTAGGGTTGTCAATTAATTAACATGTGCACTGTTAGAATATTATAAGACAAAACTATTTAAGTAATGAAATTGAGgagaattgaaataaaaaaactaatgaaaTGAACTtaataactcaaaataattcaaacaacaattaaaacaagtgaaaaagatgattttagATAACACAGGCATATGTAGTGTGTAAATTGTGGATTTTATGCAATTGAATTAATAGATTGAAAATATCGTAATTCATTTGTCACCTTTTATCTTTTGGTTGATGagtctatttttatttaataccctCCCATAATATCTATTAAAGTTGAAGGAAATGAAACACATTATATGCTATGAAAAGTCTagcatattataaaatttgtagatcATTTTATCGTTAAAAgtcagaaaaagaaatgaaaacatgtctttagttgattttaatttatgatgtaCGCAATTGAATCAAGCAAGTAATGGCCAAACATCCACAGACACAGTAAGCAATCTCATACAACTTAACAATATTCAAtgcatttaattaaaaagtaatattatatatacaacttTATACATTAATGTCTTGATGAGGAGATGACCTTTTCGTCTTGTCAAAGAGATCTCTAGGGTGTGTCTTTGTCGCACCCTTTGTGTCGCCCAATTATTTTGACAATGAGAGATGACCGGCCAAATAGAGGAAAAATGAGGAGTCAACGGAGAAGGGTGATGATcggaaaaggagaaaaaaaccaaaggtgagagaaaataaacattttttaaaattgaaaatatttaaatatatgtgaaattatcaatttttaaaattaaaaaaaaattatattttttaataatattattacaataatgattttactcttaattataacaaaaaaattttaataaaatctgatttataaataagtatcgaagtttttaaaatttaacaaatatttatttatatttactttaaaacttgagtggaaaataaCCCTTCGGcctatttttattgttaaaatgaagAACCCTAATCTTACCCTTCTCAACGTCCATTATTGGGTAAACAAGTGGAGTTGAAATGATGAAGTTGTTTTTGTCTAGTTCTAGTATAATTATTAACATTAACAATGCAAGCTCATTGGTAAATTAAGAATGTTTACGTTTTCATCGATGAATCAGAAACACAAGAGGCTAATTGAGTGGTGGAGATTTTGATGGAGATGATAAAGAACTATCCTTCTTTCTCTGACGAACTCTTCAATGCcactttgtttttaattaaattactaattgCATCACGACAACTCTTCTCTTGAtcgttttctttttccttcttctaaGCTATGCCTCCTTTGAGACTTGTTAAATCCACCTTGCTTTCACCCAACTTCCTCTCCAAATCCAATTTTTCTCCCAAACCCACCTCCTTTTCTCCTCCAGTCGTCAAGTTCAAGGCGCAGTTGTTAATGGGTTCTTCTTATACGACgtcgtcttcttcttcaaagCTGTTGTTTCGTCAATTGTTTGAGAAAGAATCTTGCACTTATACTTACCTTCTTGCCGATGTCTCCCACCCTGATAAACCCGCTCTTGTTAGTAAATTCTAATTCCACTTCTCCATTTTTCAGTTTAGGCACAGTTTTTTGGAAAATTCAGGAACATAAATAGATCGTTCTCTTTGTTTCCATcattttaaacatgataaaGAACACGTTTTTGGATGTTAAATATATTtggaatttaaaattgtttttgaatCGACTGGATTTGAAAAGTTGGAATGAGATTACAGTTAGCAATGGGGATGGATTTCAAAGTATTTTGTTCTGCATTTAGTAAttgaaatgttaatttattaGTACTATTTGAATGTAGCGTTGCAAAATaggaaagaaaatgataacTAGGTGAAATCAGAATGTTAAACCTAATGTTTTTCTGTTATAATTATTGTAATGTAACTGGGATTTTACTCCTTTTTGTTTTGGGAAGTTGTGTTGAATTGTGCCTTTTTGCTATAAGAAACTCGatcatgtaatttttttttcttttttttttaattttctcttatttttatcataacatAACCCGGTTTTTGATATGCTGTTGGAATGTGTGTACTGGTAGTTGATCGACCCCGTTGACAGGACGGTTGATCGAGACTTGTCTCTTATTAAGGAATTGGGTGTGAATCTTGTTTATGCCATGAACACTCATGTACATGCTGATCATATCACTGGAACTGGGCTAATTAAGGTTTGTTTCTCATCAGATTATCCATTTGTGGCATTGATTCCAAGTTTGTGATGTCTTGCTTGTTACTCATTTGGTGATTGGGAATGTATTTGATTCTGGCAGAGTAAGCTTCCAGGAGTAAGATCTATTATTTCAAAAGCAAGTGGGTCAAAGGCTGATATTCTGGTTGAACCAGGGGAAAAAATCCATTTTGGTGATCTATTTCTGGAGGTAGGGATCAATAAGCTTCTGCAATAGGTTGAAACTGCATTTTATTTGCTTTTGGTGTAAAGAACTCCAAGAACAGTGGCttttaaactaaaagtttttctcaGTATATGATGCAGTGTTTGAGGTTGAGATTTATGTTTCATAATGTGAGGATAAGTAAAGGCACTATGAAGTTTTGAACCTTTTCTCCATTATATATGTCTAAGTACACTGGCCTAAGATTCTGTTGTATGGTTGGTTAGCCCTTAGCAAGTGGTAAACTTGTgcttattttgtaatatatCTTTTCAATAGGATCAAATTAGagtgaatgaaaaaatatgtgACCGAGATGATATCTAAGAGAAAGTATAGGAGGCTGCATGGTTGAAAGTTGCATTATGGAAAACATTGAATGCTATTTTTGACAATTAGACTACCTCCTGCTTCAGAATGTTTctgataattaaatattattttgcaaaGTGATTCTTTTTGTTGTGTCTTATAGATATTTAATTGCATAGTTTACCTAAAGAGTGATCCGCAATTTATTGTGGACCTTTAACAAATGGGATCTATGCAATGGAGTGTATTTCAAGTCTACTTTCTGATAAAAATACATCTATGAACACTGATTTCACATGTAAATTTATAGGTCATT
Encoded proteins:
- the LOC123202454 gene encoding peroxidase 5-like, with product MSPVWLKVQVSLIFAVILFISSVNSQLQVGFYKSSCSFAEFIVKDEVRKAVSRDKGVAAGLVRMHFHDCFVRGCDASVLLDSTPSNVAEKDSVVNNPSLRGFDVIDNAKARLEAQCKGVVSCADIVAFAARDSVEMAGGFSYDVPAGRRDGRVSLASETLTNLPSPSFNVNQLTQNFAKKGFTQEEMVTLSGAHTIGRSHCSSFSNRLYNFNGTNSEDPSLNSMYAAQLKRQCPQGSTDPNLVVPMNPSSPNDMDSGYYVDILNNRGLFTSDQALLTNPATAQQVNQNAMSPFLWKKKLAAAMVKMGKVDVLTGNAGEIRANCRVVN
- the LOC123201305 gene encoding persulfide dioxygenase ETHE1 homolog, mitochondrial-like; the protein is MPPLRLVKSTLLSPNFLSKSNFSPKPTSFSPPVVKFKAQLLMGSSYTTSSSSSKLLFRQLFEKESCTYTYLLADVSHPDKPALLIDPVDRTVDRDLSLIKELGVNLVYAMNTHVHADHITGTGLIKSKLPGVRSIISKASGSKADILVEPGEKIHFGDLFLEVCATPGHTLGCVTYVTGEGPDQPQPRMAFTGDALLIRGCGRTDFQGGNSTQLYKSVHSQIFTLPKDTLIYPAHDYKGFTVSTVGEETQYNPRLTKDEEGFKDIMANLKLSYPKMMDVAVPANMVCGMQELPSKE